In the genome of Candidatus Neomarinimicrobiota bacterium, one region contains:
- a CDS encoding DUF4097 family beta strand repeat protein produces the protein MKLKYMTLVIMALSIAILMGAPPPDAEVYVEAGSTYNHDITTDTGDIIVHSGARVKGVVQSTYGDIYLENDARVQKIISINGDVFLEAGSTVDQSITITYGSLRVKDNSTLNGNVITESGDIRISGSYLKKSIKTRHGDIILKNNTYVKKDIVILDRGQSPDLETLDIYLGTGVQINGDVSADDEDDMVVLEIFGGEVNGDVEDVEVVSGDGDDDDEDEDDDDDCGGRSEWSKSVQYHTNDEVQKDGTAYKAKKNSKKKDPTSSKNSKYWIDLGDC, from the coding sequence TATGTAGAAGCAGGTTCAACTTACAATCATGACATTACTACAGATACAGGGGATATAATCGTGCACTCAGGTGCTCGAGTAAAAGGGGTGGTTCAATCTACGTATGGAGACATTTATTTAGAAAATGATGCTCGTGTTCAAAAGATTATTTCAATTAATGGAGATGTATTCTTAGAAGCAGGTAGCACAGTCGATCAGTCAATTACAATTACTTATGGATCTCTTCGTGTCAAGGATAATTCAACACTGAATGGTAATGTGATAACTGAAAGTGGGGATATACGCATCAGTGGATCATATTTGAAAAAGAGTATCAAAACACGCCATGGTGATATCATTCTTAAAAACAACACCTATGTCAAAAAAGATATTGTCATTTTAGATCGCGGTCAGAGTCCTGACCTAGAAACTCTTGATATTTACCTCGGGACTGGTGTTCAGATAAATGGTGATGTATCAGCAGATGATGAAGATGATATGGTTGTGCTTGAAATATTTGGTGGTGAAGTAAATGGTGATGTCGAAGATGTTGAGGTTGTGAGTGGTGATGGCGATGATGATGATGAAGACGAGGACGATGACGATGACTGTGGAGGTCGTTCTGAATGGTCTAAATCTGTTCAGTACCATACCAACGATGAAGTCCAGAAGGATGGGACTGCCTATAAAGCCAAAAAGAACTCAAAGAAGAAAGATCCCACCAGCTCTAAGAACAGTAAATATTGGATAGACCTCGGGGATTGCTAA